One part of the Dyadobacter sp. 676 genome encodes these proteins:
- a CDS encoding RagB/SusD family nutrient uptake outer membrane protein, whose amino-acid sequence MKKLLILLIAGISSSCDNDFLRLYPETTLNESNFYKSETEFILLANGCYVPLRNLEKVDHWVMAELPSDNASFQYSNVTGEASKGVIDQFIMSTSNVAYASFWNTSYNGITRANKLLNEIDRPEVTWSKMSLKERTAGEARFLRALYYFNLVRQYGGVPLVLKPIGSQEAVGIKRSGEQEVYAAIIEDLKAAAAHFAAARDVEENGRASEGAALGLLGKVYLTTRQHALAETVLKQVIDLGKYSLLPVYDDLFNPANKDYKETIFSVQYSENNAELANRFLFWFAPWSSGGEITKRPNINLVGGGWNQPTDDLIDAFEEGDKRKAASIAIWRGKDWDAVVKDIPYCNKFKAPLSAPDDRTGDNMPVLRYSDILLMYAEALNEQGKTGEAIPFVQQVRTRAGLTKAITAGSRAQLAALIAKERQVEFCFENQRWYDLKRTGKALEVMSAHGAREKAKKSFLYAAAYEMEAFKLLAPVPEEQVLVNKLEQNPGY is encoded by the coding sequence ATGAAAAAGCTATTGATCCTGCTGATAGCAGGCATATCGAGCAGTTGCGACAACGATTTCCTGCGGCTGTACCCGGAAACAACCCTTAACGAAAGCAACTTTTATAAGTCCGAAACCGAATTCATCCTTCTGGCAAACGGCTGCTATGTGCCGCTGCGTAACCTGGAAAAGGTAGACCACTGGGTAATGGCGGAGCTGCCTTCGGACAATGCGAGTTTTCAATACAGTAATGTTACCGGAGAGGCTTCCAAAGGCGTGATCGACCAGTTTATTATGTCCACCAGCAACGTGGCCTACGCCAGCTTTTGGAATACTTCCTATAATGGGATTACCCGCGCCAACAAGCTGCTCAACGAGATCGACCGGCCGGAGGTAACCTGGTCCAAAATGTCGCTGAAAGAGCGCACAGCCGGGGAAGCCAGGTTTCTGCGTGCGCTGTATTATTTCAACTTGGTGCGCCAGTACGGCGGCGTTCCGCTGGTATTGAAGCCGATCGGTTCGCAGGAGGCGGTAGGTATCAAGCGGTCGGGCGAGCAGGAGGTTTATGCCGCCATTATTGAAGACCTGAAAGCAGCCGCCGCGCACTTTGCCGCCGCACGCGATGTAGAGGAAAACGGCCGCGCTAGCGAAGGCGCCGCGTTGGGACTCCTGGGAAAAGTGTATCTCACCACCAGACAACACGCATTAGCCGAAACGGTACTGAAACAGGTGATAGATTTAGGAAAATACAGCCTGCTGCCTGTTTACGACGATCTTTTCAATCCTGCAAACAAGGATTACAAGGAGACTATTTTCTCCGTACAATACTCGGAAAACAATGCGGAGCTGGCCAACCGGTTTTTGTTCTGGTTTGCCCCCTGGTCATCGGGCGGGGAAATTACGAAGCGGCCTAATATCAATCTGGTCGGCGGCGGCTGGAACCAGCCTACGGACGATCTGATCGATGCGTTCGAGGAAGGCGACAAGCGTAAAGCAGCTTCGATTGCGATCTGGCGAGGCAAAGATTGGGACGCGGTGGTGAAGGATATTCCATATTGTAACAAGTTCAAAGCCCCGCTTTCCGCCCCCGACGATCGAACTGGCGACAATATGCCCGTCCTGCGCTATTCCGACATCCTGTTAATGTACGCCGAAGCACTCAACGAACAAGGGAAAACCGGCGAGGCAATTCCATTTGTACAGCAGGTACGAACACGCGCCGGACTCACCAAAGCGATCACCGCGGGTAGCCGGGCCCAGCTGGCCGCACTGATTGCCAAAGAGCGGCAGGTTGAATTTTGTTTTGAAAACCAGCGCTGGTACGACCTCAAACGCACCGGAAAAGCATTGGAGGTAATGAGTGCACATGGCGCGAGGGAAAAGGCTAAAAAGTCGTTTTTATACGCCGCCGCCTATGAAATGGAGGCTTTTAAACTACTGGCGCCCGTGCCGGAAGAACAGGTGCTGGTCAACAAACTCGAACAAAACCCCGGATATTAA
- a CDS encoding sulfatase — MKKILQAACILAVAFASVFAVRLKQPKAAKPNVIIILADQWRAEAVGYAGNKDVKTPHIDKLASQSVNFKTAVSTMPVCTPYRASLLTGQYPLKHGLFYNDKPLANEALTMAEIFKENGYRTGYIGKWHVNGHKNGEGPFSARDKPVPRERRQGFDYWKAREVTHDYNNSFYFDENDKKVYWEGYDAFPQTDSAIGFIKQSGKNPFLLVLSWGPPHNPYETAPEKYQKMYDPAKLRVRPNVPAEMQDSARKVLAQYYAHCTALDDMTGKLLDALEKQGIAENTIVVFTSDHGDMLLTRGVFRKQRPWDESALVPMLIRYPEKLGKKGITISKPLGTPDILPTLLGLSGIKIPASVQGTDVSAGILKPEKYPLDAALITLPVPFHEYNFSNGGREYRGVRTERYTYTRRLNGPWLLYDNQTDPYQQNNLIGKPEYKKIQSELEAKLTKMLKDIDDDFQPADVYMKRWNYNYDHKDSLRPASYYEELKTR, encoded by the coding sequence ATGAAAAAGATATTGCAAGCCGCATGTATCCTGGCTGTTGCGTTTGCCTCTGTTTTCGCCGTGCGTTTGAAGCAGCCGAAAGCGGCCAAACCGAATGTGATCATCATCCTCGCCGATCAATGGCGGGCCGAAGCGGTAGGCTACGCGGGAAACAAAGATGTAAAAACGCCGCATATCGACAAGCTGGCCAGTCAGAGTGTCAATTTCAAAACCGCGGTATCCACCATGCCCGTTTGCACGCCTTACCGCGCCTCGCTGCTCACCGGGCAGTATCCGTTGAAGCACGGATTGTTTTACAACGACAAGCCACTGGCCAATGAAGCTTTGACAATGGCCGAAATTTTCAAGGAGAACGGCTACCGCACAGGCTACATCGGCAAATGGCACGTGAACGGCCACAAAAATGGCGAAGGCCCGTTCAGCGCGCGCGACAAGCCGGTACCGCGTGAGCGCCGGCAGGGGTTTGATTATTGGAAAGCGCGCGAGGTAACGCACGATTACAACAATTCATTTTATTTTGATGAGAATGATAAAAAGGTCTATTGGGAAGGCTACGACGCATTCCCGCAGACCGACAGCGCCATCGGTTTTATCAAACAATCCGGCAAAAACCCTTTCCTGCTGGTGCTATCCTGGGGGCCGCCACACAATCCATACGAAACGGCACCTGAGAAATACCAGAAAATGTACGACCCCGCCAAACTCAGGGTTCGTCCGAACGTACCCGCCGAAATGCAGGACAGCGCCAGAAAAGTGCTGGCCCAATACTACGCGCATTGCACGGCATTGGACGATATGACCGGAAAATTGTTGGACGCACTCGAAAAACAGGGCATTGCGGAAAACACGATCGTGGTATTCACCTCCGACCACGGGGATATGCTCCTTACCCGCGGGGTATTCCGCAAGCAGCGCCCCTGGGACGAATCGGCGCTGGTGCCCATGCTGATCCGCTATCCTGAAAAGCTGGGCAAAAAGGGCATTACCATATCCAAACCGCTCGGCACTCCCGATATTTTGCCTACCCTGCTCGGTTTGAGCGGCATCAAAATCCCGGCCAGCGTACAGGGTACCGACGTTTCCGCAGGCATTTTGAAACCCGAGAAATATCCCCTGGACGCGGCGTTGATTACGTTGCCGGTACCTTTCCACGAGTACAATTTCAGCAATGGCGGCAGGGAATACCGCGGCGTGCGCACGGAGCGGTACACCTACACGCGCCGACTGAACGGGCCCTGGCTGCTTTATGACAATCAAACCGATCCGTACCAGCAAAACAACCTGATCGGCAAGCCGGAGTACAAGAAAATCCAGTCGGAGCTGGAAGCGAAACTGACTAAAATGCTGAAAGACATTGATGACGATTTCCAGCCTGCGGATGTATACATGAAGCGCTGGAACTACAATTACGACCACAAAGACAGCCTGCGCCCGGCTTCCTATTACGAAGAATTGAAAACCAGATAA
- a CDS encoding Arm DNA-binding domain-containing protein produces MRFQITESRKNKSGYCSIQCRVSVNGVPATAFSTGPRARPETWDNKLQVVLGDEQTTQKLISIRNGLDSVYQEFRRRGRIPEPEEVIAHYFDHELEYNKKWTVEALCDSTIWIKMELQHFSKTMETCTVV; encoded by the coding sequence ATTCGCTTTCAAATAACCGAATCTCGTAAGAATAAGTCGGGCTATTGTTCGATTCAATGCCGGGTTAGCGTAAATGGGGTTCCCGCGACGGCTTTTTCTACCGGACCAAGGGCTAGGCCAGAAACATGGGATAACAAACTGCAGGTAGTTTTAGGCGATGAGCAGACGACCCAAAAATTAATCAGCATTCGGAACGGACTCGACTCTGTTTATCAAGAATTTCGTCGTCGAGGCCGTATTCCAGAACCCGAAGAAGTTATTGCCCATTACTTTGACCATGAGCTGGAGTATAACAAAAAATGGACAGTCGAGGCCCTTTGCGACTCTACGATATGGATAAAAATGGAGTTGCAGCATTTTTCGAAGACTATGGAGACTTGCACGGTAGTTTGA
- the istB gene encoding IS21-like element helper ATPase IstB, translating to MNNDTLEKLRKLKFYGMFHAFKTSLESGKTNDYTADELLGYLVDAEWDDRNNRRVERQIYQARFRYKAVVENIHYHADRSLDRNQVMRLADCSFITRNENLLITGSTGIGKSYVATAIGHQACIQGYRVLYASTPKLFARLKMAKADGSYIKEIARIERQHLLVLDDFGIQPFDAQSRAALMEIIEDRHGKASLIITSQLPVSKWHEVIGEKTIADAILDRIVHDAHRIELRGESMRRKKKIEPENSYQ from the coding sequence ATGAACAATGACACCTTGGAGAAGCTGCGCAAGCTTAAATTTTATGGCATGTTCCATGCCTTCAAAACCAGCCTGGAAAGCGGAAAAACCAATGATTATACGGCAGATGAGCTATTAGGGTACCTTGTGGACGCCGAGTGGGACGATCGCAACAACCGCCGCGTAGAGCGGCAGATCTACCAGGCCCGGTTCCGTTATAAGGCCGTCGTCGAAAATATCCATTACCATGCCGATCGCAGTCTGGACCGTAACCAGGTCATGCGCCTGGCTGATTGCTCTTTTATCACCCGCAATGAGAACCTGCTGATCACCGGCAGCACCGGGATCGGCAAAAGCTATGTGGCAACTGCCATCGGCCATCAAGCCTGCATCCAGGGGTACCGCGTACTTTACGCGAGTACCCCAAAACTGTTCGCCCGCTTGAAAATGGCCAAGGCTGACGGCTCTTATATCAAGGAAATCGCCAGGATCGAACGGCAGCACCTGTTGGTGCTCGATGACTTCGGTATCCAGCCCTTCGATGCACAGAGCAGGGCCGCCCTGATGGAGATCATCGAAGACCGGCACGGAAAAGCATCGTTGATTATTACTTCGCAGTTGCCCGTCAGCAAATGGCATGAAGTGATCGGAGAAAAAACCATTGCCGACGCTATCCTGGACCGCATTGTTCACGACGCGCACCGCATAGAACTGAGAGGGGAATCGATGAGAAGAAAGAAAAAAATAGAGCCCGAAAACAGCTACCAATAA
- a CDS encoding sulfatase: protein MKNATLTSIHRLAMLVMLGIVPAISAWIVKKQSADPKKPNIIFLLTDDHRWDALGVMGNKIIQTPNLDALAHNGILFRKAYVTTAICCVSRASIMSGQYESRHKINDFTTDFSPGALAQTYPALLKKQGYKLGFIGKLGIDVKNQPDSLFDYWSSPKEGQPVYELINKSGKIVHHTDSVNTDIARFIDQFADKGPFNLSVSFKAPHELDGNPPTYPVQARFKDLYKNAAIPKPETADPKYWDKHPDFFRTDKNIGRERWKPLFATEELRQETTRNYYRLISGVDEVVGNLVAQLKQKGIYENTVIIFMGDNGFSLGEHGLEGKWFGFEESIRIPMIISGPPLPKNLVGKKSDAIALNIDVAPTMLALAGAEVPAGMQGKDLLQFASGKVAPRKDFFYEHTYLGSPRLPKVEGVVGQDFKYMKYIEHDYEELYNTGKDPHETTNLVKNEAHKQKLLQMRARYEVLKKEVQ from the coding sequence ATGAAAAACGCGACGCTCACAAGCATACATCGGCTCGCAATGCTTGTCATGCTGGGTATTGTCCCCGCCATTTCTGCCTGGATAGTGAAAAAGCAATCCGCCGATCCAAAAAAGCCCAATATCATTTTCCTGCTGACCGACGATCACCGCTGGGACGCATTAGGCGTAATGGGGAACAAAATTATCCAAACCCCTAATCTCGACGCGTTGGCCCACAACGGGATATTGTTCCGGAAGGCCTACGTAACTACCGCGATCTGCTGCGTAAGCCGGGCAAGCATTATGAGCGGGCAATACGAATCCAGGCATAAAATCAATGATTTCACAACCGATTTCAGCCCCGGGGCCCTGGCACAGACATATCCCGCATTGCTGAAAAAGCAGGGGTACAAGCTCGGTTTTATTGGAAAATTGGGCATCGACGTCAAAAACCAGCCCGACTCTCTGTTCGACTACTGGTCGAGCCCGAAGGAGGGGCAGCCGGTGTACGAGCTGATCAACAAGAGCGGCAAAATAGTGCACCATACCGATAGTGTGAATACGGACATTGCCCGGTTTATCGATCAGTTTGCAGATAAAGGCCCGTTCAATCTTTCGGTGAGCTTCAAAGCCCCGCACGAGCTCGACGGTAACCCACCTACCTATCCGGTTCAGGCCCGTTTTAAGGATTTGTACAAAAATGCAGCTATTCCCAAACCCGAAACTGCCGACCCCAAATACTGGGACAAGCATCCCGACTTTTTCAGAACCGATAAAAACATTGGCCGCGAACGCTGGAAGCCGCTTTTCGCAACCGAAGAGCTCCGTCAGGAAACCACCCGGAACTATTACCGGCTGATTTCCGGCGTAGACGAAGTAGTGGGTAATCTGGTGGCGCAGCTGAAACAAAAGGGTATTTATGAAAACACCGTGATCATTTTCATGGGGGATAATGGCTTTTCGCTCGGCGAGCATGGTCTGGAAGGGAAATGGTTTGGTTTTGAAGAATCGATCCGCATACCGATGATTATTTCAGGTCCGCCTTTACCTAAAAACCTGGTTGGCAAAAAATCAGATGCGATTGCGCTCAATATCGACGTAGCGCCTACCATGCTCGCACTGGCCGGGGCCGAGGTGCCTGCCGGAATGCAGGGTAAGGACCTGCTGCAATTTGCCAGCGGCAAAGTCGCGCCGCGCAAGGATTTCTTCTACGAACACACCTATCTCGGAAGTCCGCGCCTGCCGAAAGTGGAGGGTGTAGTAGGACAGGATTTTAAATACATGAAATACATTGAACACGATTACGAGGAGCTTTATAACACCGGTAAGGACCCGCACGAGACTACCAATCTTGTAAAAAATGAAGCGCACAAGCAAAAACTTTTGCAAATGCGTGCGCGCTACGAAGTGCTGAAAAAAGAAGTTCAATAG
- a CDS encoding IS3 family transposase produces MEKRGLVSPEYPELSVSAQCKLIGLQRSSYYFKPRGQSLLNQRLMKAIDRQFLECPFYGVERMRDYLIGLGYPVGVKRVRRLYRLMNLRTIYPKRNLSKSKPTDYKYPYLLKGLKIERPNQVWQADISYIPMFRGFMYMFAIIDVYSRRIVGWSISNTMSMEWCRETLLDTIRTQGKPEIFNTDQGSQFTSQGFIKPLLEKGIQISMDGKGRALDNVFIERFWRSLKQEYIYLNPPNGGMDLYRGVKAYVEFYNRRRKHTGTGYIPDELFFQINAKAS; encoded by the coding sequence ATGGAGAAACGCGGACTTGTTTCCCCTGAGTACCCTGAGCTAAGCGTCTCGGCACAGTGCAAATTGATTGGTTTACAGCGTAGTAGCTATTACTTTAAGCCGAGAGGTCAGTCTCTGTTAAACCAGCGATTGATGAAGGCCATTGATCGCCAGTTTCTAGAGTGCCCGTTTTATGGCGTAGAACGCATGCGTGATTACCTGATCGGACTGGGATATCCTGTTGGTGTGAAGCGGGTGAGAAGACTTTATAGACTTATGAATTTGCGCACAATTTATCCCAAGCGCAATCTAAGCAAATCCAAACCAACAGATTACAAATATCCATATTTGCTGAAGGGGTTGAAGATTGAGCGCCCCAATCAGGTCTGGCAAGCCGATATATCTTATATTCCAATGTTCAGAGGATTTATGTACATGTTCGCCATTATTGACGTTTACAGCCGTCGAATTGTGGGATGGAGTATCTCCAATACAATGAGTATGGAATGGTGCCGGGAAACGCTTTTGGATACGATCCGTACACAGGGAAAGCCCGAAATATTCAATACCGACCAGGGTAGCCAATTCACAAGTCAGGGTTTTATTAAGCCGCTCTTAGAGAAAGGGATACAAATTTCTATGGACGGAAAAGGACGGGCCCTAGACAATGTTTTCATCGAAAGATTTTGGAGGTCGCTCAAACAAGAGTACATATACTTAAATCCTCCAAATGGCGGGATGGATTTGTATCGGGGAGTAAAAGCATATGTGGAATTTTACAACCGTCGACGCAAACACACAGGAACCGGGTACATTCCCGATGAATTGTTTTTCCAGATCAATGCAAAAGCATCCTAA
- the istA gene encoding IS21 family transposase, which yields MNKIRQILRMYSQGRSKLFIAEQTGVSRNTAKKYMATFEASGLTFEQINGLNDKELDEFFGAVRQMPPQDRLLNLQRCFPRIDKELKKTGETRYSLWESYKKEFPDGFGYTQFCFHLAQWKARVNPVMHQDHKAGDKFYIDFAGVKLSFVNRETGEVIEVEVFIAILGASQLTYVEAVMSQQKEDLILACENAFRYIGGVPAAVVPDNLKAAVTKSNRYEPTLNETFEDFANHYGTTILPTRAYRPRDKALVEGAVKIVYSRIYAPLRKQVFNSLSELNAAIWAALEVHNNQLLRGRNYSRRLQFEEIERGALSPLPLLRYEFKKQSHATVMKNGHVNLSIDKHYYSVPYRFIGKKVKLLFSGTLVEIYYRYERIALHQRVKSPYNYSTDKEHLASTHRFLTEWTPDKFVEWASSIHDDVRLYILKILDRKQHPEQAYRSCIGILSFAKKAGEQRLISACQRALSYGIYNYKIIQMILEKKMDQYEDSLFADELPMPNHDNIRGEEYYQ from the coding sequence ATGAATAAGATAAGACAGATCCTAAGGATGTACAGTCAAGGGCGCAGCAAGCTTTTTATTGCTGAGCAAACGGGCGTTTCCCGCAATACGGCCAAGAAGTACATGGCTACTTTTGAAGCGAGCGGTCTGACTTTCGAGCAGATCAACGGCCTGAACGATAAAGAGCTGGACGAGTTTTTCGGTGCAGTTAGACAGATGCCGCCGCAGGATAGGCTGTTGAACTTACAGCGCTGTTTTCCCCGGATAGATAAAGAGCTCAAAAAAACCGGCGAGACACGTTATTCGCTCTGGGAGAGCTACAAAAAGGAATTCCCTGACGGTTTTGGCTATACCCAGTTCTGCTTCCACCTGGCTCAGTGGAAGGCCCGGGTAAATCCTGTTATGCACCAGGACCATAAAGCGGGCGATAAATTCTATATCGATTTTGCCGGTGTAAAGCTGAGCTTCGTAAACAGGGAGACTGGCGAAGTAATTGAGGTTGAAGTCTTTATTGCCATCCTGGGCGCCAGCCAGCTCACCTATGTGGAAGCGGTCATGAGCCAGCAAAAAGAAGATCTGATCCTGGCTTGTGAGAATGCTTTTCGTTACATCGGTGGCGTTCCGGCAGCCGTAGTCCCGGATAATCTCAAGGCGGCCGTCACCAAAAGCAACCGGTATGAACCTACCCTGAACGAGACTTTTGAGGACTTTGCCAACCATTACGGGACCACCATATTACCCACCAGGGCTTACCGGCCACGCGATAAGGCGTTGGTCGAAGGGGCTGTTAAAATCGTTTACAGCCGGATCTATGCGCCTTTAAGAAAGCAGGTTTTTAACTCACTATCCGAGCTAAACGCAGCCATATGGGCGGCCCTGGAAGTCCATAATAATCAGCTCCTACGCGGTCGCAATTACAGCCGCAGGCTTCAGTTCGAAGAGATCGAGCGAGGCGCACTCTCTCCGCTGCCGCTGCTCCGCTACGAGTTCAAAAAGCAGTCACATGCGACCGTGATGAAAAACGGGCACGTGAACCTGAGCATCGACAAGCACTATTACAGCGTCCCGTACCGGTTCATCGGCAAGAAGGTCAAATTGCTGTTCTCGGGCACGTTGGTCGAGATTTACTACCGTTATGAGCGCATAGCCCTGCATCAGCGTGTCAAAAGCCCCTACAATTACTCGACCGATAAAGAGCACCTGGCCAGCACGCACCGCTTTTTGACCGAATGGACCCCGGATAAGTTCGTCGAATGGGCTTCTTCGATCCACGATGACGTAAGGCTTTATATCCTTAAAATACTGGACCGTAAGCAGCATCCCGAGCAGGCCTACCGCTCTTGCATCGGCATCTTGTCCTTCGCAAAAAAGGCCGGCGAACAACGGCTGATCAGCGCATGCCAGCGCGCGTTGAGCTATGGTATTTATAACTACAAAATCATCCAGATGATATTGGAAAAGAAGATGGACCAGTACGAGGACAGCCTGTTCGCCGACGAGCTGCCGATGCCTAACCACGACAATATCAGGGGTGAAGAATATTATCAGTAA
- a CDS encoding transposase, which translates to MKKERRKFSASFKAKVAIEAIKEVQTVQELASKYEIHPTQIAAWKREFLEKAELVFSKEAPTTGNESENTKEKELYSKIGELQVQVDFLKKVLGK; encoded by the coding sequence ATGAAAAAGGAACGTAGAAAATTCAGTGCGAGCTTCAAAGCCAAAGTGGCTATTGAAGCGATTAAAGAGGTTCAGACCGTGCAGGAATTGGCCTCCAAGTACGAGATTCATCCAACACAGATAGCTGCCTGGAAGCGAGAGTTTCTGGAAAAGGCTGAATTAGTTTTCAGTAAAGAGGCACCCACCACTGGTAATGAATCCGAAAACACAAAAGAGAAGGAATTGTATTCTAAAATCGGTGAACTTCAAGTCCAAGTCGATTTTTTAAAAAAGGTCTTGGGGAAATGA